The genomic window GCCAGTCGGGCCTTGATTGAGTTTTGAATCCGATCGAGTTCTCGCGATGCCCGGGCGTACTCGGCGCGGGCGGCACAGATGTTGCCCTGATTTTTGTTGAAGACGGGAATCGGTGCACCGATTTGCAGGTTAATCAAACCGTTGTCGGTGCCGTTGTCCACACCGGCGGCAAATTGCACGTCAAGGTTCGGGATCGGCTGCACTTCTTGGCGACAGATGTTCGCACGAGCTTGATTGATGCGAGCTTGAGCCGCCTGAACTTCGGGACTCGACGCAATCATCGTGGACGCGACGCTGGGCCAATCGAGTTCAGCTTCCTCGCTGGGCAACGTGCCCTGCAGCGGCTCGGCAGTCATATTCGGATTGCCCGCCAACGCTGCAAGCTCTCGCCACGCCGCGTCGAATTGCACTTGAGCTTGACGCAGTGCCAAACGAATCTCGTTCTGTTGCACTTTCGCTTGAACGACTTCCAGTTGCGAACCTTCCTGAGCCTCCTTGAGTTGCTCGGCTAGATCAACTCCTGTGTCCGCGACCGACTGGAATTCTTGGATCAGGTTAACACGTTGTTGAGCTGCCAACGCATCGTAAAATGCAACGCGAATATCGGTCCCAATGCGATACTTTTGAGCTTCGAGTTGCATCAACTGGGCACGAATCGCTTCGTTCAGTACGCTGCGATTGAGAGCCAGTTTGTCGGCGGTGATGATCGTCTGCGAAATGAAAACGGTGTGCTGGTCGGTACCTTGGTCGGCCAATTGTGTCGCTTGATATCCAATGCTTGGATTCGCACGCAAACCGACCTGGGTTTTGAATCCAGCCGCTTTCTGGGTCGTCGCGAAAAGTTCAGCGACCGTTGGATTGTTGGCAAGCGCGATCGACTCGATAGCTTCGAGAGTTAGTCCGGCGGACTGCTCGCTGAAGTAGTAGTCGTCGCTCGTAGAGAAGGGTTGTGCGACGTATGCAATTGCTTGGCCTGGCGAATTCAATGTCATGATGTCCGCAAGCGAACTGGCACCATCGTACTCTCTTTTGGACTTGGCAGCATCTTCACTGGGATGCTTATCACCCGCGTCCGCATCCAATTGGTCGTCAAACGCGACGGTCACCACCGGGGCACTGACGACGCTTTGAAACGAACTGGGGCTTTCGTATACGGGGGCCAAGTGAACCGGCCCAGACGATAGAGTTGTGTTCGCAACGTGACTGCCCACGCTTTGACAGCCCGTCGTGAAACTCGTCACCGAACCTGTGATAAGGATGATGTTCAAGACCGCACGCAACCGCCAACGTCGCGATTGACGAGAACGATTGCTGGTCGGTTGGGATGCGGGCACCGCATTTTCCTCCATGAAAAGATAGACCAGCCGGTGTTTTCCATCGGCTTGGTACAAGCCAAACATCGAATCGAATCGCTATAGTCCGTCTGATCCCACCTGCCCTTAGTCCGGTGGTAACGGTTGTGCGGATAATAGGCCGTAGAAGTAGTTGAAACTCAGCTATTCAACGTCGGTTTCCATTTCGACGGAGGTCATTGCTTGATGGCGCTTCTCCCAAGTCTCACTAATGCCTATCGTGAATGTCAGCCGTCGGTTGAGGAACCGCGTCCAGAGGATTTCCAAGTCGTTGGTATTCACCCACATAAGGGGTGCAGCGGGCAGACGACAAAGTTGTCGGCAGGAGGCTTCTAAAATTGTTGTCTTGTTGAGGTCTCTCAGTCACCAATTTGATAGCACGCAGTTTCTGAAACCAGTGTAAAACGTTGGTTTGCCGGTTTGGCACACGAGCTGCGTTACAGGAGTTCAGCGGCACTTGTCGTGTAACTCGCCCCCCGAAATGTCAGGATGAATCAGTATGAAACGCTTTCTCGCCATCGCCGCTCTCACGGCAGGATTGTTTGCCTTCGCCGGAACCTCCAACGCCACGGCAGCAGACTACTTCCACGGCGGTCACCATGGATACGGCGGCGGACATCATGGTAGCTATCACCACGGCGGCTTCAGTCACTCTCCCATTCAAACGTATCCCCGTTACGGCTACCAATCGAACTACGGCGGTCATGGATACGGCCAAACGTATCGACCGCAATACCAGCAACCCTACGCACCGACGTATCGCGCGCCATCGAGGCGACAGCACGGTGGATTGCATATCGACATCGGACGTTTTCATGTTCTAGGTGTTGGCGGACACCACCACTAAGCGGCTACCACCGAGTAGCCGCCAAATTTTGAAACACCGCGTGAGATTCGTCTCACACGGTTCGTGTGAAGAAGCTTTCAGAAGCGCGGCCGGCAGGGCAGGCGGCTTAACGATTTCGATGAAACATTTACAAAGAGTCTGAAAAACATGCCGACCCAATCCATTGCCATATCCGCCGTAGCCTTTCTTTTTGCCATCTATTTCGCTGAGCCTGTCGCTGCTCAATATCACCACGATCACGAGTTCCACCATGGCGGCGTTGAC from Roseimaritima ulvae includes these protein-coding regions:
- a CDS encoding TolC family protein, with amino-acid sequence MFGLYQADGKHRLVYLFMEENAVPASQPTSNRSRQSRRWRLRAVLNIILITGSVTSFTTGCQSVGSHVANTTLSSGPVHLAPVYESPSSFQSVVSAPVVTVAFDDQLDADAGDKHPSEDAAKSKREYDGASSLADIMTLNSPGQAIAYVAQPFSTSDDYYFSEQSAGLTLEAIESIALANNPTVAELFATTQKAAGFKTQVGLRANPSIGYQATQLADQGTDQHTVFISQTIITADKLALNRSVLNEAIRAQLMQLEAQKYRIGTDIRVAFYDALAAQQRVNLIQEFQSVADTGVDLAEQLKEAQEGSQLEVVQAKVQQNEIRLALRQAQVQFDAAWRELAALAGNPNMTAEPLQGTLPSEEAELDWPSVASTMIASSPEVQAAQARINQARANICRQEVQPIPNLDVQFAAGVDNGTDNGLINLQIGAPIPVFNKNQGNICAARAEYARASRELDRIQNSIKARLAAVSRDYDSSLVAVEQYTSDILPNAKEGLRLAELAYKAGETSFVQVLIARRTYFDTNLQYIVSQQQLAQARARVDGFVLTGALDAVVDNSGDDSLRGLTLSQQ